The genome window TTACCAGTGTGGCTGCatattatgggaaaaaaaaaaaaaaaaaggcgggggagggggcaggcagtgCGGTGCAGGGGAGCAGGcctgtctttttaaattttaccCCTCTCTGGAATGGAGTTTGTCTGCTGCTTGATTGAGCCTAATGTATATGCAAATATCCTTGCAAAGTTGATTAAAATAAGGAACATCAACATATGCTTATCCAATAACCATGACCTCAAATAATTGCTATCTCCTCCCAATCCCTGTGTCACCAAGAGGATTGGTGGGATTTCTACACTGTTTTTTTCCATCCGTTTATTAAAGCCTATTTAGGCATTGAATTTTTCCTGTATTGGACTCTGCTTCATTGCCTAAAAAGCTTTCTtgccttaaattatttttcatgtaaaccCAGCTATAAGGAACTGTGCTTTTATCCTATAGAATCCTGTAAATATTAGGcaggctttcattttttaattaaaaaaaagattttctttcagttttactgTTGTATTCTGATCTTTGATGCACTTTTCAAACAGTAGGGAAGCATGATAAGGAGAAACAACTTGCTAGGAGCAAACCCAAATACTGCCTTAATAGGTGTAGGAAAAACGAATCagtggaaaaggaggggaaaaaatgtgacTACCTGCTTAAGAAATCTGTCAGATGCATGGCTGTGCTTAGCTAACACATTCGGCAGAGCAGGGTTTTCGTATTCAAATTGAGGATTGTATGTGAAATCTGAATTGAAGaatttcatcttctctttctccacATTAGAAGGCTTGATTGCAGTCAGTAAACAGAGTTTTCGGCCAGAGACATCACCTTCTTTTCCATGGCTTTTTGAGGTCTGGGATTGCTTTGGCTTTGTCAGATTAAAATGCCGCTTAGTTCTACTTTTGGGTCGAGATGGCAGTCCTACGCTGCTCTCTGCAACCGACACACTGTTTGTAAACTTCATGCCAGTAGACACCGGGCTGGTGACGATGATGGGGGACTGTCTGTTTGTGCAGTACCACCCGCCGCTCAGCAAGGGGAGCGGGACTTTGATTTTGCGGTGCTCGTTGCTTCGCGAGGTGGTAGAACACTTTgtagtttttctgtgtttcttgtgGTGGGCAGATGGCTGCTTTTGAGGgtggtgttttttctcctctttgctctGCAGAAGGACATTGTAGCTACTGGTTCCTGTTGTGAAAATGTCCTTAAGGATCCCGGAaggtgggtgctggaggctgTTTTCATTATTAATGTTCAGCTTATGTTCTTCTGGACTCAGGATTGATTTCTTAGAAAGCTCTGTCTTAGGCCAGTGAAGTTTTTCTGCATTGAAAgagagggggtaaaaaaaaaaaaaaaagatgaggacaAATTTGATTGTTTCACACAGCAATACTAATCTTAAGGACTCAAAACtaataaatgaaacagaactTGTCTTAACTGCAGTCACATCAAGTTAATCTTGACTTCTGGACGTAGCCGGAAATTGTGTTTGTACATCGCTTTTGAACAATTAGACTGCGACTTGTAAGATCTAGTTAAGCAAGTATTTTTATGCTTGCATCTCCATGCACAAGTGCACTGTTTTCAGCTACAAACTAATTTGTTTAAAACAAGACTCTATGCAGGACTCCATGAATGTTTACTGTTACactaacagatttttatttttgagcaaAATCTGATTGATCTTTAACATGCAAGGAAGGATTTCTGTATGGATAAAGCGTAACTTAAAAATTAGGAAACTGTATAGAAGTATATAAGCAGTATTTACAGTGAAGTCCCACAGGGATCTGTGCTGTGATTTAAACAGTCTGGTGTGGTCTCATCTGCAAAACCTGATTCACAGGACTTACTCTTGGAAAGGATGAGAACATTGGAATGGGCCGGCCACCGTCAAGAATTTAAAACACCATATGAATAGTAACATAAGGTTAAAAGACTTCAGTTTCACATATTCCTTCTTAATACAGACAGTAAGCTATATttaaagaggagagagaagagagatcAGCTAGTTACAAACACACCTCTATGAATCCTTAATATCCCGCTATCATTTCATCTCCTCGAAGCTATTCTACAATAACAGCTGGCTTTAAGAAAACACTTGAGAAGGAACATTGTAAACTAAAGTGAATGCAAGAAGCGAATAAGGTTCCTTTAGCGAATAAGGTTCCTTTAGCGAATAAGGTTCCTTTAGCGAATAAGGTTCCTTTAGCGAATAAGGTTCCTTTAGCGAATAAGGTTCCTTCCTTTCTTGCCCTGACTCCTGGCATAGCCTTCAGGGGAGACAGGTCCCTGATGCAGAGGAGCCACATGGAAAAGCCATTGAggattaaaactgtttttaacaTTTGTGCTGGCTTGTTATAGAGAAGTGGCCTCTCTTCACTGGTTCTAACCATCCCCTTCTCTCACCAACCAGCTCATCCTGGAACATCAGGTGAGCTGAAAGGAAGGGCACAAATCAATCTTGCCACAGAGAAACGCTTCCTCCTTTTGCAACTAAAATGAAAGGATTCACAGAACAGGAGATATGGCTGGAGCTTGATTAAAGCCTGCAAAAGGGATTTGAGCTTCAGCCCACAGTTATACATAGCTGAGCTGTAATTACTTTACATACAGTAATTATACTCTGAATGGAACATTAGCAAGAGATCATTAAATgcctccaaggggaaaaaaaatcgaTAGTTGTTTGATTTCAACTtaattttcacagtaaaattagGTTTTCCTCCCAACATAAGCACCGTGACAATATATTTCATGCTGTTGGACCTCTGTCAATCTGTGTTCCTTGACCCTCATGAAGAGGCTGttctaaaaagcaaaaagacagaGGTCCCATTTGCGTGAATGTATGATGGGAAATCTGCAGCCTGGGTGTTCCCTCCACGGGAAAGAGACAGGTAGAAGCATGAGATTATTCTCCTCCACTAAAACATGTGTATCTTATGCGCGCTCAGCTTCTGTTTCACAGTAAGTTTGTGAATCCTCTTTCCGTGCTTGGTGCAGCAACGCCCTCCTTGGCATTCTTCTTCACGTTCTGTCAGATCATTCTCATTGCATAGGTGACAGCCTGCCTACCCGGCTTATCTTCTTGAGCTGTAGTGGTGGGGAACCACAGTTCCCATCGCAAGGCAAACAACATCAAATATTCAGCCAGGATACCGTGCAGTGGGCATTCATTTATGTGTACACCTATCTACAAACAACTGCTATAAAAGGAGGCATTTGGGCAACAGAGTAAGACGACACCTCGAACATATTTTCTGGCAAGTATTTAAGATGGACTTCAAGCCTGTACCAAGTATTACAGTATGAGAATCCTTACTTTTAAGAAGGATAAATGAAAAGTGAGGTTTCCAGAATGTCTGAACACAGAAATATTACATTTCTGAGCATGTGACTTTGCTTGTGTAGACAAAATTAAAGTTGGAAATTCAAGAGCTGCTACTTAAAATGCAGACAAGAGATAATAATGTAATGCTAGCGGTGGTAATGCTTCACCTTCTCTACTAATCAATTCTCAAAAGCcacaaagagaagagaaggcttaaaTTGCTACTACGCAGGGAATACTTTGAGTTAATACCACATGTGCATCTCAGAAGtgataaatagaaaagaaaaacaaaaaaacccaccaaaaccagaaacagaattcaaagaaataattcaaaatgaCCTTAAAAAAATCCTCCCAAGCTCTTGTATCAATCCAATACCAAAAAAACTCATGACAGTGAGCTTTCAGAGCCTAAGTAGTGTAGCTGGCCAGTAATCAATGCATTTATATCTAGATAATGTCTGAACATCACAAGTCAGAATTCTCCTGCAAGAGTCACAAATGGTGACTGAGTGCTGACCATGCACTGGCAGGTTTCACATGCACGTGGTTGATATCAAAAATAGTTGTCCCCACAACTGTAGTTACTTTATATGTGCAATCTCAtagcaaagtgatttttttcagctgccaAATTAAGTGTGGGTGTCCTTAATTTTCTTCTGACTGAGGAAGGATGCTGTTTGATGCATATTTGTGCTGGAAACCTAGAATCAACAAATAATCCAGCAGATTTGAAAGATTATATTAATGATAGTGTAGTTCTCACAGAAGTCATTTAACTgcctttctaaatattttgattGGTCCTGTGAACATtgttgttttacaaaataaacaagaaaatgtttGAGACAACATCAAAATCATGTTGCAAAACACcaaattttaaagttctttttccagtacattttttaaatctgtaataGTTATCATTTTAAACTCCCTTACATCTGTAAATCAGACAGCatcaatcaaaataaaaatgcactgcCTTCTAGGAAACTCAACTTACTAAACTGTATCCAAGATTTTCCAAGGGTTAGCAATGTCTGGTGATTGCAACAGTGGTTTAGTATTCTGAATATAAAACTAGTTCATCGCTCAGCCTGCgttctgaaaatgtgtttcagtgtttcaaaaacattttgctaTGTTTTCGATATATTTCGATACCATATTGCCATAAAGTAGCCAGTCAGAGAATGGATTATCAACCCACATTAATTACAGAGATTGGCTAGCAGTGATTCCCAGCTTTTACACTCTGGATACCCTAGGGCAGATGTCAACAGATTAATTCTAAAAGGtctgaaaaaggcaaattaaaaattatCGTACTAGGGCATAAGTGTACCCTGCATATCATACTACATATCACATAGGTTTTATCTTTTGTATCTCATTCACCTTACATGTGTTCCGAGAATtacaaattttaatttcctaactttgcatatttttttttttttgcagcagacaGAAAACTGTCAAAGAACACATGCCCAAGCCTCCAGTTACCTTTGGGAACCTCCCTAAAAACATGTAATTTACGTACAGAGTATCTTCATTGCTCTCGCTTCCAAATGCTCAGTCAcaaagccccaagtcctttgacaatttaaaaaaaaaaaaaaaaaaaaccaacaaaaaaaccaaaacacacacacaaaaaacctagCATAGTCTCTCCCAGCAAGATTTCCCACTGTGTttacttccatttatttttttttttttttttctcctctctgaaagAACATAGTGATAAAAACATGGGTTGTAGAGACACTGGTGAATTACTAAATGAAACAATCTGCCAGGTTTGGAGTGGAAGGTGATGATGTAGAAAGAAgcaaggaggagggggcagaagaGCTGCCTCTCCCCATTTTGGCATCATTAGGGGGTACCAAAGGATAGAAAACCCTCCTGTTTCAATGGAAACTTGGTCTGTCTTGTGCCAGAGTAGACCTCTTGCCCTTCTTTGGAGCACCTGTGTTTGGTTTCTGCTATCCCATAAGGTGGGTTAGCAGGACAGACAGACAAAGGCAGCTGCCCTGTCTGCCTAAAGGACTTCACATGAGAGGGGGAAAGAGGGTCATGCACTAGCCAAAATCCCATTGTTTTTAAGATACCTGCTGGAATTCCGTACTGGACTTACTCCCTCCTGCAGGTACAAATGTAGCACATGTCACAGAACGCCACAAAATAACACAGGCTTGATTTTTGTCAACAGGGGAGTTTTACTCCTGTGTAACTTCATCTATATGCATGCAGCTATTCCCAGGAGTGTCACTGCAGTACTGGAGAAGGGATGTACCCCCCAGGACTGTTAACAGAGGATGTGTGGGAACCATGAATCTCATTATAATTCTGCACTAATGAAATACTTTCTGCGTGTAAGTTGCACCCCAGTTGCTAGCTTTGAATCTTGTAGCATCGCAGACATTGCCTAATCTTCTCAGAGGCTATTCGTtggaaaaaatattacattttatgTTAAATTCAGGGAGTAGGTTACGCTATTGGTTTCCATCCTTTAGAAATTGATGTGTTGAgaaaattttttattatattaataatatgtGTAGTAAAAGCCCAATGTAAGAATTTTTTCAGACTTTGGAGAGTGTTGTAGAAAAACCTCTCTAGGCTACTGGGTAGCTACTATCCAAGCAGCTTCTTAAATACCTGTTCCGTAGGTGGAAAGAGGCTAATAGTGATAGATATTTGTGGCTACAGATCCCTCTCTGCCCAGCTAGCCTTGTTCTAAAAAAAGTAGAGAGCTCCTGTGGTTTTTGAGCAGCTGTCACTCAGGTTATATATGTGTAATGGACAAATCCTTTCCGAACTGCAGGCATGGTTCTTAAGGTGCTTAGCAAAGATGTTCTTGGAGCAGTTCCTCTTATCCTAGAAATGTAATCATCTGAGCCGCTGCTTTTGGTTTTCAGTTCAGCATTACCGTTTTAGAACACGCCTGAATTCCTTTTTGTTCAAAATCAGAAACAAACAGCTTGACTTGAATTTTCAAATGTATAGAAGTGCAAGGAATGTATGTGATCTGTCTACAAGTAATAAGAAAATAGTGATGTTTGAAAGtgaaagatgagaagaaaatataCGGCTGCGATAAGTAAGAGCCTTCCTTTGACATATTTTGCAAATGTACAATTATATTACAAAGAAAACTCTTACCTTCCATAATTGGGTAATAGGAGTAGATTAATAACTATTTGTAGTTTATAGGCTCTAGCCTTCTGAAAGGGCTGTAGAAAGAATATTCCACGACAAGTGGGCAATGGAGAGTGTTATATATGAATCTATAACGTTCCACTGCCTTTCAAATACTACAGGCTTATGTTTGTGGAGTAACAGAAGCTGAGCATAATCCTGTAGTATATTTTTTTCACCACTATAAACACCTTTAATTTTTACAAACACTCAAGTTCTGAACAGACAGCGTTCAGGCAACTTGAACTAGACAGCGCTAGAAGCCCTGTCTATAATGactgaaaatgtatttgctgTAGAATTAGTCAGCGTGCTCCTGTAAAAAGACCGGCACTgagctattttttattattatattttcacaGTAAGTTAGTTATTAATTAGAGCTCATACAATGTTGGTAACTTTGACATGTaacataagaaattttttttttcccaaaatatccacacattttctttccttctgtaacAGTGTATCTGTTATTCAACTCTAATTCTGAGCTCCAAAACCAAGAGCCGACCTGTATGTCTGATTCATTAACTGCCAGTGTTTGTAAATAATGCTCCCATATATCCAGCATTTACAGGATTCATTGGCATGACTTTAGACTGtgcagtttgatttttcttctttaaaattgCAACGATACTTAAGATGTACTCtttctacctaaaaaaaaaaaagtatgaactgACTTGCAAGCAGTTTCTTGCATGCATGTTTCTACACTGAAATATGATATTATGTAACTGACTCCAAATTTAGGCTCTTCAAATTAAATTATATGGGCACAGTAATAATCAGTAAAAGTGAAGACTTGGCCCTAATGAAATCAAGCAACAAACTCCCATTGATTTAATAGAGTCAGGTTATAATCGCACAACTGATTACTGATTTATAGACAGACCTGCACAGGATGAGACTTCCATCCAAGCAGATCTCTGGCTCGCTCTACTGCAGCACAGATGTGCTCAGGAATACTTGCCTGAGGGGCATGGACCCAAAATAACTATCTTTCCTCTTAAGAAATCTTAATCCTTTAACATGACAGTTCCTCTTGTACATACCTAGGGATGCTCTGTCTAGTTCCGTGAACTTTATTTCCATACCCGTTACCAGAAGTAACACCCTActcatatagaatcacagaatggtttgggttggaagagaccttaaagatcacctagttccaaccccctgccatgggcagggacacctcccactagaccaggctgcccaaagccccatccagcctggtcttgaacgctaccagggatggggcacccacaacttccctgggcaacctgttctagtgtcttgtcaccctcatagtgaaaaatttcttcctaatatctaatctaaatctcccctctttcagtttatgtCCACACACAGATGGAATGGCATATACACTACACAGAGAAAGTGTTGCTGTAAGAAATCTTAATTATGATTGTAGCAGTATTGTATGAGGGATCACTAAGACACCTCATCCAGATCTCTTCTAGATAGGTTTGGCTTGAAGTACCTGAAGAAATGACACACGAAATGTAGAatttaaacaaggaaaacatCCGAGTGAAAAAATTTGTTTTGCGGCAGCAACTGTTCTGCAGATTTTCCCGCGTATCACATATATGCAGAACTGAAGGTAAAACTTTTTGAGACCACACAAAACCATTCCACGTTATGGTTATATAGTCATAGTATAGgggtttttatatatacatattataaaGATTCGTAAAGTTCTCTGACAATACAGCATAGAGGAGAGCCCGAAGAGTGAAAGACATAGAGGTAatcagtaatattttttattagcATGTTTGTTCGCATGCCCTGTCCCTCGCCGCGCCGAAGGGTGGGCAGGTGCCACCTCCCCGCTGTCGCTGGAAGGGGACACGGCCCGCGCTCCCCGAGGGGACTCCCGCTTCGCCGCCCCTCCTCGAGCAAAgcgccttccccccgcccccgcggagCAGCAGGCTCACCGAAACCCCCCGGCTCCTCCTCGCGTGATTTTTCTTCCCCGCCGGGAGCAGCCGTGGGCGCCGGCCGCGGGGTCCCGCAGGCGCTGTGGAGGGCGGCGGGGAAAGCGGCCCCGCTgtgccctcccgccgccgccccaggcCCCTCGCCTCGCCGCTACCACCTCAGGCCGCCGCCCCGGGAGCGGTACTCACCGGTGACACGGATGGACTCCAGCATGGTGCTCCGCCGGGCGGCGTCGCTGGCTTCGCCCCTCCGCGGCGGGCTCggctgaggcgggcggcgggCTCCCGCCTCCTGGGCGGGGAGCCCTGAGgggaggcggggaaggaggcAGCGACCGACGCCGGCCTCGACGCCTCACCggagccggcccggccccgccgcggccgagGGAGCCCGGCTCGCAGGAGTGCAGCGCCCGCCCGGCCCTGCGGACTACATGTCCCGGCATGCCCTGCGGCGCCCGAGCGCTGGCCCGGCCAAGGCGCGGGGGAAAGTGCATCCTGGGAGTTGTAGTACagggggcggggcggccccgccggtgTCCCGGGAtggccgccggcggggcgggcaccCAAAAGCTTCATCACACCGGCACGGCTTGGCGGGAGGTGCCAGCAGCATTGAGGGGTTTCCAGCGTCTAGCAGGCATCACTTGCATTGAATCCAGCGACTGCGCGGCAGTAGGTTGATAATAATCGACTGTCATCATTGCTGTAGTTGATAGTAATTGGTATGATTGATAATGATCAGCTGGGCCTGAGGCTGGCAGAGAAAGGACTGGTGGGACAAGGGTGCTCAGCAGGGTATGTGCCACCCTGGGAGAGCACGACAAGGGGCCGTCGCCTCTTGCTAAAGAGGAATTGCATCAGAGCAATGGTTTGGGGCAATAACTTGGTTTTAGTAACCGAGAATTTTGATTCATAAGCAATACACAGAATTTAAAGCAGAAGAGAGACTTTATATTGCACCCTTTTCTTGCTTTACTTGTTGTGCAATCTGTTGCTTTGCTTGTGAAACCTTTGACTCCTTGAAACGTAATCTGCATGATTTAAAATGCCTATTGAATATCAAATAGGAACAAGTTACTCTACCTTTGCGATTACAGTTGTGTAACCAATTAACGTAGGCATGGTACAGGAAGATTTTCTACTCTTCGTGCAGAGTTAAGGGCATTACTGAAGTCAGATTACACAAGAATGCATTTTAGTATGTTAGTGCATTTACTTTTCTAAATGGTCAATGCTTAAGGGAGaaagtaatttaattgaaagtGACTTAACAGCACAATAGTGCTCAACATACAttaaggaggttgtagtgaggtcggggttggtctcttctcccaagtaacaggtgataggacaagaggaaatggcctcaaggtgtgccaggggagatttaggatggatattaggaaaaacttcttcgcCGAAGGGGTTATCAgacattagaacaggctgcctagggaagtggttgaaccaccatccctggaggtatttcaaagacctgtgGATGTGGTGCTTAAGATCATGGTTTagcggtaacttggcagtgctacgttAATGGTTgcacttgatcttaaaggtctcttccaaccagaATGATTCTATGCAAATGTAGTCATctgccagggagaggagagctggcaAGTTGTGTGCTGCTTTGGTTGAATAGCTTAAATGTGTGCCACGTTCCCTCCCATCAATAAATTCATGCTTGCAATGCACTGTACACATTGATTCTCTCCATAACATCTTCCTATAAGGTATGAGATCTGTTTGTATCATCGCATAAGCAGGGATGGGAAGTCCACAGGTCACACCTCATTGATGTTTCTGAGAACGCCTTTCCATGTCCTACCTGGAAAAGTTTTACTGAACTTCATTAATCCTTCTTGTAGACACTTGCATGTATGCAATCACGCGACTGAGCAGACACTGATCAGATAGTTCTCTCTGCTTTCATATCACTCTTCACAggcaataattattatttttttaaaaaagagtttaaaGCACATATTTTCGTTTTACTACTGTCTCACAAACAGTCAGAGACAGGCACTTTTAAGACCAGCTATGAAAAGACTGAGGTGTCATTTTTCTCAGTCTGCTAATGAAGAGCTAGTGCTGAAACACACTTCTACCTAGCTGACAAATTTGATGTCCCTTTTAACTTGAATTCTTTGAGGAACAGAGAAGATACATGCTCTGTCAACATGTCTAAGTTTAACCTAAAATACCCTCTAAAGTACTTTGCTAACACTGTTGTATCTAGAACCCGCAGGCTTGTCTCCAAATTTCAAATAGTAGGAACTGAATAAACACTTTTAAATTTAGAGAGACAAAGCTATGACTAATGGGTTAGAATTTGCTTGTGATGCATGgtaactacagaaaaaaatcccaaaacagtGAATCAGTGCAAGCATTGCAAATAATCAGCGCAGCAGATGAAGAAATGATAGAGGGTTGCTACGTTGTAAAGTCAGTGTACCATTTTACCATAACCCCCAATGGTTTTGCTATGTAGACCCTAAATTATCTTCTTCAGGATGATACTTCATATATGCCTGGAAGCCATAGCAATGAAATCAGTAACTCCAGCTTTTGATGTTTATTTTACACATCtgtcccccctccttcctccctctggtGGATGCCTTCTCTCCATGTTCCGCATCTCCTGCCCACTTCTCCCTAGTGTCTGAGAGTCCTTTTTCACCGAGCACTTGGTATTCAGTCACCCCTGAATCTGCTGCCCGtgcctttttttgtctcttcccgCCAGCCTCTTTCCTTTGCAGGGTGGCTTGAAGGTTTTTTTAGGTCATGCTAGCTCCTGGCTCTAGCAGGAGGATGCCAAAGGCAGTAGCAGAAGGCATGGAGGAGGGATGCTAAAAGGCCACCTGCCCGTTTGCTGCTTTGGCTCTGAGCAAGCTTTGTCACATTTGTTGATTAAAAGCATAACATAGAAAGCTCAGTCAAGAAAAACATTACTAAGCATCTCAATgcttatatataaaatactatatatatattcaatataCGTCTAACAGTTCTGAACTCAAAGGTGTCTTAGCTTGCAAGTCCGTCTGGATGGGCAGTGGGAAAAAGGAGGAGCTCCTCTTTCATGGAAAAATTCCTGGAGGCTGTCAGTGCAGCTGGCATGGATGGCATTGCAGCAAGgtgaggggacatggggacaaatGGTAAGGTTTACATGAGACACACTGTGGATTACAGCTTAAATAACACAGTTCCACAATACAGATAGATCTATATCTTGGTATCACTTACCCGTTGTTAGGAGGCAGAATTAAAGCTGACGTGCATCTTGTATTTCAGCTTCAACATAACATTACTTCCAGAGATAATTTCAGATTTACCTGGTCAAAAATACTGCAATGTTTTGCATGCAGAAGAGTATCTTTACAGAAACATTAGCATCAATAAGCTCTGCAGCATGTACAGTCTGGAGCAGCGACACACTTTATTGATTTCTACATCTGTCACAACCTAACACTGCAaaattcaaacacacacacatgtatatataaatatatttgtgtatatgtgCATTTGGATTTAAAATATGCATATACGTATACATACAAACACTTGTTTTACTGTCGATTTAATTTGGTTTCTCCCCCATATTCACACcgtctttcttccatttctctgtgCTGACAAGAAAGAATTTCTGAGGAACTAGGAAAGCTGAGAACGAGAGTCCTTAACTAACTCTGCATAATTTGGCACAGCTTCAGGGCTATCAGAATGGCAAGGTTAGCCTCCCCTCCCTGACTTAATGCCTCTTAGCTGGCTGAGTATCTTCTGACTGAACAATTTCATTGACCGAGTGACTCCAACTGACcgtccttccagacattttcgtTCTAGAAACTCCAGAAATGTCTAACGTTGCTGTCTGATGCCAGCTGGGTCCTACGTTTCTAGTACACAGCAAAGGCAGCACGTGCTTGTGGGAGCTGCTTACTCATACAGTCTTATTCAATGGGACTGCTATTTTAAGTTGCCTTGAAGAACACAACTTGATATGGCTCCAGTATTTGGATTGATTTACCCATTGAAATTGTCCCCACTTTAGGCTAAGGAGGCTTGGCCCAACAAGGGGAAACAAAATGCAGGCAAACCTTGCGGTAAAGTTCAGAGAAGTGAAAGCAACGCAAGATCCTCGTGATGTGAACCTACAAATGTAGCTGACTGTTGTCCCGTTAtcgtatggggaaaaaaaaaatcagagatgtcTACTGTACACTCACAAATGCACTTACACCTACTAAGAAAAAAGAAGCTGCTTTCCTATGGCAGAGAACTGGGTTATATAAATTAGTCAGAGTCAAGCTTGCACGTACGGTATGGACTGAGGGACTAAAGCACCCCCCATGACCTTTCTTCTTCTAACCATCTGCCCACTTCTGCAGCATCACCTCATCACTACTGGGGTCCTTCTGGGAAAGGCAGGATGTTGCCTTGGGCAGTGGCAGGCAGGACGGACAAGGCAGGACAaggaggcaggacaggcaggCAGGACTGGCAGGcagccctggcgcaggctgccTGCCGAACTGCAAGCACCTGCAGATGAGTCACAGATACTTTGCTGTGGCAACACAAACACCATGTCAGGCAGCACAGGGCTAACGACG of Rissa tridactyla isolate bRisTri1 chromosome 2, bRisTri1.patW.cur.20221130, whole genome shotgun sequence contains these proteins:
- the MATCAP2 gene encoding putative tyrosine carboxypeptidase MATCAP2 isoform X2, with the protein product MLESIRVTEKLHWPKTELSKKSILSPEEHKLNINNENSLQHPPSGILKDIFTTGTSSYNVLLQSKEEKKHHPQKQPSAHHKKHRKTTKCSTTSRSNEHRKIKVPLPLLSGGWYCTNRQSPIIVTSPVSTGMKFTNSVSVAESSVGLPSRPKSRTKRHFNLTKPKQSQTSKSHGKEGDVSGRKLCLLTAIKPSNVEKEKMKFFNSDFTYNPQFEYENPALPNVLAKHSHASDRFLKQSINIMERTLQKYGSYEKFEQATGGSLLTKSRIWNHVRKYMVKEGCLGEIVVHLTEDLLSRASMTVVNGRPTLTINISTAREHWLEGMLRHEIGTHYFRGFNNNSQPWCNWNGRRKHGLKPINPTEEGLASIHSVLFRKDPFLWRAALLYYTVYQASQMSFSQLFQDVGKFVKDPNTRWDYCVRAKRGWTDTSQPGSGVLGWHPPNPEIQGVH